A single genomic interval of Deltaproteobacteria bacterium harbors:
- a CDS encoding HAMP domain-containing protein has translation MAERKFVSIGSKITAASVSVILISVIVLFFISVVGLIYFKSSALKETEKAFEKQTKVFLKCRATAVAKRIKTEMKSRLDMAGVIGECLKNRVCIYTKTKNPSFIEEMKDKFPFFHKRIGARCIALYTKEGLILKYPLKKPIIPITPEKIETTCQSEEGCFVDFHINKDGEISYSATVPIICRGRVIAILFVDFYPDDMYAILQAEQPEERSEIYAWMINKKGILIFDPPTTAHELITLKDNVDLSSPKEGEALAEIVKDHIFKGETGSSRYIFRGVDKFTGYTYVEERGWGIGITYPTKELFVPINDLKENINNRIILILVVISLFSIFIIFVAVAVSFWLSKRLVKPILESIDAINRIIEGDISRRLEAKHNDEIGRLAEAVNRLMDSVARQLRGKA, from the coding sequence ATGGCTGAAAGAAAGTTTGTAAGTATAGGCAGCAAAATAACAGCAGCAAGTGTTTCTGTAATACTTATCTCTGTAATAGTGCTATTTTTTATCTCAGTGGTAGGTCTTATATATTTTAAAAGTAGTGCTCTTAAGGAGACGGAGAAAGCATTTGAGAAACAGACTAAAGTATTTTTGAAGTGCAGGGCTACAGCGGTAGCTAAGAGAATAAAAACAGAGATGAAAAGCAGACTTGATATGGCGGGGGTTATAGGTGAATGTTTAAAAAATAGGGTATGCATATATACAAAAACGAAGAATCCCTCATTCATCGAGGAAATGAAGGACAAATTCCCTTTTTTTCACAAAAGAATTGGCGCAAGATGCATTGCTCTCTATACGAAAGAGGGGCTCATACTTAAATATCCCCTAAAAAAACCTATTATTCCCATCACACCAGAAAAAATAGAAACCACCTGTCAATCAGAGGAAGGATGTTTTGTTGATTTTCACATAAACAAGGATGGAGAAATATCTTATAGTGCAACTGTCCCCATTATCTGCAGAGGAAGGGTAATAGCCATATTGTTTGTGGATTTTTATCCTGATGATATGTATGCTATTCTACAAGCGGAGCAGCCTGAGGAGCGTTCTGAGATTTATGCCTGGATGATAAACAAAAAGGGGATACTTATCTTTGACCCACCAACAACCGCTCATGAATTGATAACATTGAAGGATAACGTGGATTTATCAAGTCCAAAGGAAGGGGAAGCGCTGGCGGAAATTGTAAAAGATCATATTTTTAAGGGTGAAACAGGTTCTTCCCGATATATATTTAGAGGCGTGGATAAATTTACGGGATATACCTATGTGGAAGAAAGAGGATGGGGAATAGGTATAACCTATCCTACAAAGGAACTTTTCGTTCCTATTAATGATTTAAAGGAAAATATCAATAATCGCATTATTCTCATCTTAGTGGTAATTAGTTTGTTTAGTATTTTCATTATTTTTGTTGCAGTGGCAGTGAGTTTCTGGTTATCAAAGAGATTGGTTAAGCCTATACTGGAAAGTATAGATGCGATCAACCGTATTATTGAGGGAGATATCTCTCGAAGATTGGAAGCAAAGCATAATGATGAAATTGGAAGATTAGCAGAAGCGGTGAATAGATTGATGGATTCTGTAGCCCGACAACTGAGGGGGAAGGCTTGA
- a CDS encoding roadblock/LC7 domain-containing protein has product MLILDLEELQKISDCIEKNLIKAANASGVLLVDMGGNVIVDVGFENIDVASLAALSAANFAAMSEIAKLVGETEFSLLFHKGKQENIYFTKMSRSFILVTVFGNDISLGLMRLKVSDVKRGIEEEIASGKLKEIF; this is encoded by the coding sequence ATGCTTATTTTGGATTTAGAGGAATTACAGAAAATAAGTGATTGTATTGAGAAAAACTTGATTAAAGCTGCTAATGCGTCTGGTGTTTTGCTGGTTGATATGGGAGGAAATGTAATTGTCGATGTAGGTTTTGAGAATATAGATGTGGCATCTTTGGCTGCCTTATCTGCAGCCAATTTTGCGGCAATGTCGGAAATTGCCAAATTAGTTGGAGAAACAGAGTTTTCTCTTCTTTTTCACAAAGGGAAGCAGGAGAATATTTATTTTACTAAAATGAGCAGATCGTTTATTTTAGTTACTGTTTTTGGAAATGATATTTCTTTAGGATTAATGAGACTTAAAGTTTCCGATGTAAAAAGGGGAATTGAAGAAGAAATTGCTTCAGGAAAACTGAAAGAAATATTTTAA
- a CDS encoding roadblock/LC7 domain-containing protein — protein sequence MAVSKAKIIDYILSKLFTICPYIDTAVVCDYDGLLMGNMSRVPFEAETVAAISSSVFHNADRVVSELKEGNLENIIIIGEDGYVLVIKVLDFAMFAVASTDKTKLIESYGPAYKAAMAISLLKKVV from the coding sequence ATGGCTGTTTCTAAGGCTAAGATTATTGATTATATTTTATCTAAGTTATTTACAATTTGTCCTTATATTGATACAGCGGTAGTGTGCGATTATGATGGACTTCTCATGGGAAATATGAGCAGAGTGCCGTTTGAAGCAGAGACTGTGGCAGCTATTTCTTCTTCGGTTTTTCATAATGCAGATAGGGTTGTGTCTGAACTTAAAGAGGGTAATCTGGAAAATATAATTATAATAGGCGAAGATGGCTATGTATTGGTGATTAAAGTGTTAGATTTTGCTATGTTTGCTGTTGCTTCTACTGATAAAACAAAACTTATTGAAAGTTATGGACCTGCCTACAAGGCGGCTATGGCTATTTCTTTATTGAAAAAGGTTGTTTGA
- a CDS encoding DUF4388 domain-containing protein encodes MVKKGFQGHIEGIQLEDLLQMLCQSYSSAELKISNSLKDCVVQLIDGEVSYASCGEKSGEEALLDVLTWEDGEVDITSSFVSMDRNVHSGWMELLLESAHVIDKRRAEKKKVERKKEVISREQVGGEKESNKKMFYEHLDKGWDFFRKSDYEKALQEWEIAYGLDPNDKAIRFNLKKIKELIGEK; translated from the coding sequence ATGGTTAAAAAAGGCTTTCAAGGGCACATAGAGGGTATACAATTAGAGGATTTGTTGCAGATGCTGTGTCAAAGTTATTCCTCTGCAGAACTAAAGATTAGCAACAGTTTGAAGGATTGCGTTGTCCAATTGATAGATGGTGAGGTTAGCTATGCTTCATGCGGGGAGAAGAGTGGCGAGGAAGCACTTCTTGATGTTTTGACCTGGGAAGATGGCGAGGTTGATATAACTTCTTCCTTCGTTTCCATGGATAGGAATGTGCATTCCGGATGGATGGAGTTGCTTTTGGAAAGTGCACATGTTATTGATAAACGGAGAGCAGAGAAGAAGAAAGTAGAACGCAAAAAAGAGGTAATCTCAAGGGAGCAGGTTGGCGGGGAGAAGGAGTCAAATAAAAAGATGTTTTATGAACATTTAGATAAAGGTTGGGATTTTTTCCGAAAATCTGATTATGAAAAGGCTTTGCAAGAGTGGGAGATAGCTTACGGGTTGGACCCTAACGATAAGGCAATTCGTTTTAATCTGAAGAAGATAAAAGAACTTATTGGAGAAAAATAA